Genomic window (Cellulosilyticum lentocellum DSM 5427):
CATAGGATGGACCCGCGTTGGATTAGCTAGTTGGTGAGATAACAGCCCACCAAGGCGACGATCCATAGCCGGCCTGAGAGGGTGAACGGCCACATTGGGACTGAGACACGGCCCAAACTCCTACGGGAGGCAGCAGTGGGGAATATTGCACAATGGGCGCAAGCCTGATGCAGCGACGCCGCGTGAAGGAAGAAGGTCTTCGGATTGTAAACTTCTATCAGCAGGGAAGAAAAAAATGACGGTACCTGACTAAGAAGCTCCGGCTAACTACGTGCCAGCAGCCGCGGTAATACCGTAGGGAGCGAGCGTTATCCGGATTTACTGGGTGTAAAGGGTGCGTAGGCGGTTTGTTAAGTCAGAAGTGAAATTTAGGGGCTCAACCTCTAAGCTGCTTCTGAAACTGATGAACTAGAGTGTGGGAGAGGAAAGTGGAATTCCGAGTGTAGCGGTGAAATGCGTAGAGATTCGGAGGAACACCAGTAGCGAAGGCGGCTTTCTGGACCATAACTGACGCTGAGGCACGAAAGCGTGGGGAGCAAACAGGATTAGATACCCTGGTAGTCCACGCTGTAAACGATGAATGCTAGGTGTCGGGGCTTACGGGTCTCGGTGCCGAAGTTAACACATTAAGCATTCCCACCTGGGAAGTACGATCGCAAGATTGAAACTCAAAGGAATTGACGGGGACCCGCACAAGCGGTGGAGCATGCGGTTTAATTCGAAGCAACGCGAAGAACCTTACCTAAACTTGACATCCCGATGACCGGTCTTTAATCGGACCTTTCCTAGCTTGCTAGGACATTGGTGACAGGTGGTGCATGGTTGTCGTCAGCTCGTGTCGTGAGATGTTGGGTTAAGTCCCGCAACGAGCGCAACCCCTATCTTTAGTAGCCATCATTAAGTTGGGCACTCTAGAGAGACTGCCAGGGATAACTTGGAGGAAGGTGGGGATGACGTCAAATCATCATGCCCCTTATGTTTAGGGCTACACACGTGCTACAATGGCTGCTACAAAGGGAAGCGATCTCGCGAGAGTCAGCAAACCTCAAAAAAGCAGTCCCAGTTCGGATTGTAGTCTGCAACTCGACTACATGAAGTTGGAATCGCTAGTAATCGCGAATCAGAATGTCGCGGTGAATACGTTCCCGGGTCTTGTACACACCGCCCGTCACACCATGGGGAGTTGGGGGGGCCCAACGCCGGTGACCCAACCCTTCGGGGAGGGAGCCGTCTAAGGCAAAACCAATAACTGGGGTGAAGTCGTAACAAGGTAGCCGTATCGGAAGGTGCGGCTGGATCACCTCCTTTCTAAGGATAGAAATCGATGGTTTGTTAGTTACTATTTTGTTTTGAAAGTTCATTGAACTAAATGAATATTTCACTCATTTGTGGTGATGATGCGCTTAGGGGAAACACCCGTTTCCATTCCGAACACGTAGGTTAAGACCTAAGCGGCTGATGGTACTTGTCGGGAGACTGACTGGGAGAGTAAGTGGTTGCCACATTTATGGGGGTTTAGCTCAGTTGGGAGAGCACCTGCCTTGCACGCAGGGGGTCAAGGGTTCGAATCCCTTAATCTCCACTGTCCAAATAATGGACATAATTGTACTAAATGTACTACTTGTACTTTGAAAAACAAATACTACAACAATTATAGATTTGTAAGTTATAGCAATATAACTTGCGCCTAACGATAAATGTACACGCATTGTATAATGCAAAAATGTTTGTCAGGGTGTAAAATCTACAATTTAACCGATATAGTCAGAAATGACTTAAAACATTCTTTGTTTTTATCAGAAATGATAATTAACAAGGCACCAATCATGTGAAAACATGATTAGACCGCTCAATAATGAGCAATAAGGTCAAGCTACTAAGAGCGTAGAGTGGATGCCTTGGCACCGAGAGCCGATGAAGGACGTGATAAGCTGCGAAAAGCTACGGGGAGTTGCAAATAAACTTTGATCCGTAGATATCCGAATGGGGAAACCTGACAGAGCAAACCTCTGTCATCCTATAGCCAATCCATAACTATAGGAAGGGAACGAAGGGAACTGAAACATCTAAGTACCTTCAGGAGGAGAAAGAAACATCGATTTCCTGAGTAGCGGCGAGCGAAAGGGAAACAGGCCAAACCAGATTACTTGTAATCTGGGGTTGAGGACTGCGACATGGCAAGAATGCGGATAGCTGAAGAGTCTGGAAAGTCTCATCAAAGAGGGTGATAATCCCGTAAGCGAAATCCAAGTGAAGCCTAGCAGTATCCAGAGTACCACGAGACACGAGAAACCTTGTGGGAAGCCGGGGGGACCACCCCCCAAGCCTAAATACTCCTCGGTGACCGATAGCGCATAGTACTGTGAAGGAAAGGTGAAAAGAACCCCGGGAGGGGAGTGAAAGAGAACCTGAAACTCTATGTTTACAAGCAGTGGAAGCACCATATGATGTGCAGCCGCGTACTTTTTGTAGAACGGTCCGGCGAGTTACTAGCTGTGGCAAGGTTAAGTACCAGGAGGTACGAAGCCGAAGGGAAACCAAGTCTGAATAGGGCGCCAAAATAGTCATTGTTAGTAGACCCGAAACCGGGTGACCTACCCATGTGCAGGATGAAGTTACCGTAAAAGGTAATGGAGGTCCGAACTCACATCTGTTGAAAAAGGTAGGAGATGACGTGTGGGTAGCGGAGAAATTCCAATCGAACCCGGAGATAGCTGGTTCTCCTCGAAATAGCTTTAGGGCTAGCGTTGATAGGAGTCTAATGGAGGTAAAGCACTGAATTGCCTAGGGGGCCTACAAGCTTACCGAAGCATATCAAACTAAGAATGCCATCAAGATACCGTCAGCAGTCAGACTACGAGTGATAAGACACGTGGTCAAAAGGAAAACAGTCCAGACCATCAGCTAAGGTCCCCAAGTGTGTGTTAAGTGGAAAAGGATGTGAGATTTCGAAGACAACTAGGATGTTGGCTTAGAAGCAGCCACTCATTCAAAGAGTGCGTAATAGCTCACTAGTCGAGAGATCTTGCGCCGAAAATGTCCGGGGCTAAAACACACCACCGAAGCTATGGAATTCACAATAGTGGATTGGTAGAGGAGCGTTGTAACGACGCAGAAGCAGTACCGTAAGGAGCTGTGGAGTAATTACAAGTGAGAATGCCGGAATGAGTAGCGAGATACAAGTGAGAATCTTGTAGGCCGAATATCCAAGGTTTCCAGAGTAAAGCTGATCTGCTCTGGGTAAGTCGGGACCTAAGGCGAGGACGAAAGTCGTAGTCGATGGACAACTGGTTCATATTCCAGTACTACCTATTATCAGAACTGCAGGGACGCAGGAGGGTAGGCAATCCCAGGAATGGTATCCTGGGCCAAGCACAAAGTCGCATTCCCAAGGAAAACCCGGGGAACGAGGATGAAGTGTGATGGGGATCGAAATTAAAGTAGAGAAGTTGCTGAACCCACGCTGCCGAGAAAAGCTGCTATTGCGTGATAGGTACCCGTACCGTAAACCGACACAGGTGGATGAGGAGAGAATCCTAAGGCCGACGGGAGAAGCGTTGTTAAGGAACTCGGCAAAATGACCCCGTAACTTAGGGAGAAGGGGTGCCTACTTAGGTAGGCCGCAGAGAATAGGCCCAAGCAACTGTTTAACAAAAACACAGGTCTTTGCTAAACCGAAAGGTGATGTATAAGGGCTGACGCCTGCCCGGTGCTGGAAGGTTAAGGGGAGAGGTTAGTCGCAAGACGAAGCTTTGAACTTAAGCCCCAGTAAACGGCGGCCGTAACTATAACGGTCCTAAGGTAGCGAAATTCCTTGTCAGGTAAGTTCTGACCCGCACGAAAGGCGTAATGATTTGGGCACTGTCTCGACAGCGCACCCGGTGAAATTGTAGTACCAGTGAAGATGCTGGTTACCCGCGACAGGACGGAAAGACCCCGTGGAGCTTTACTGTAGCTTGATACTGAGGTTGGGTATTACATGTACAGGATAGGAGGGAGACTGAGAAATCTGGACGCCAGTCTAGGTGGAGTCGCCGGTGGGATACCTCTCTTGTAATACTTAACTTCTAACCATGGCCCGTTAGCCGGGTCTGGGGACAATGTCAGGTGGACAGTTTGACTGGGGCGGTCGCCTCCTAAAGAGTAACGGAGGCGCTCAAAGGTAACCTCAGAATGGTCGGAAACCATTCGAAGAGTGCAAAGGCATAAGGTTGCTTGACTGCGACACCGACGGGTGGAGCAGGTACGAAAGTAGGACTTAGTGATCCGGTGGTATGAAAGTGGGATTGCCATCGCTCAACGGATAAAAGCTACCCCGGGGATAACAGGCTTATCTCCCCCAAGAGTTCACATCGACGGGGAGGTTTGGCACCTCGATGTCGGCTCATCGCATCCTGGAGCTGAAGCAGGTTCCAAGGGTTGGGCTGTTCGCCCATTAAAGCGGTACGCGAGCTGGGTTCAGAACGTCGTGAGACAGTTCGGTCCCTATCCGTCGTGGGCGCAGGAAATTTGAGTGGAGCTGTCCTTAGTACGAGAGGACCGGGATGGACGGACCACTGGTGCATCTGTTGTCTTACCAAAGGCATAGCAGAGTAGCCAAGTCTGGATCTGATAAACGCTGAAGGCATCTAAGCGTGAAGCAGACCACAAGATAAGATTTCCCATCCGAAAGGAGTAAGACCCCTTAGAGACTATGAGGTAGATAGGTTGGAGCTGTAAGCATGGTAACATGTGTAGGTGACCAATACTAACGGTTCGAGGGTTTGACCTAGATAAAACGGTTAAACAAAAGGTTGTAGTATTTGTTTTTGAGAGTTTGAGAAGATAACACCCGAAAGGGTGTTTTTTGTTATGTAAAATAATTAACAAAGGCAAAAGTTTATAGTATACTATTAGAAACATACTCTATATAAGTGTAAGATGTCTGAGTATTAATATAAAAAATGAAAATAACGTAGGTTGAGTTAGGTAACTAATTATAAGAAAGTATATAAGGTAGGCGGTATAAATGAGCAAAGCAGAAGAAAATAAACGGAAAAAACAGGAAGCTTTGTTTAACACAGCTTTTGAACTTTTTACTACAAAAGGTATTAATAATACGGCTATTAGTGATATTGTAGAAAAGGCGGGAGTAGCCAAAGGAACCTTCTATTTATATTTTAAGGACAAATATGATATTAGAGATAAACTTATTATAAGAAAGACAAGTTTTCTTTTTATGCAAGCTATTTCTAGATTAAGAGATAGTGGAGTGATAGATTTTGAAGGACAAGTACTTTTTATTATTGATGATGTAATAGAGCAATTAAAGAAGGATAAAGTATTATTAAGAATGATTTCGAAAGATTTATCATGGGGGGTTTATAAGAAAGTTCTCTCAAAATCATTAAATGATGAGAATCAGGAGGAACTAAGTTACTACCATCTTTTCATGCAAAGTGCTAATAAACAAGATTTTAAATTTAAAGATGCAGAAATTACTTTATTTTTAATAATAGAGTTAGTAGGAAGCACAGCGTATAATTCTATATTATTTGAGCAACCGGTACAGATAGATGCTTTAAAACCTTATTTATATGAAAGTATTAGACAAATTATTAGATCCGGAAAAGCTTAAAAAAGGAAAATAACCTGATTATCTATAAGATAATTAGGTTATTTTTTTACAATTTAATTATTGACCAATGGTCAGTTTGGTGATAAAGTATCTTTAATGACTTTTGGTCATTAATTGAAGTGGTATAGATTATAAGGGGAAAAGGTTAATGTTGTACCAAATATTTTTAAAGAGGTGATTTTATGTATCAGTTTGGGAGATGGGTTAGTAAACATCGTGTACTAGTTATGGTTATAGCTATTATTTTAGCTATTCCATCCATTTTTGGACTTGGTTATACAAGAACTAATTATGATATTCTGGCATATTTACCTGATGATGCAGAGTCTGTACAAGGACTTAAGGTGATGGATCAAGCTTTTGGATCAACAGGAATAGGTATGCTGGTTTTTGAGAATGTACCAGATAAGGAGATTGATAAGGTAGTCGAGAAGATTAAACAAGTGGACGGAGTAGGATCTGTATTATGGTTAAGAGACTTAGTAGATAATGTTATTCCTGTTGAGATGCTGCCAGATGATTTGGCTGAAATGGTTTATAGAGGTGAGGATACTTTAATAGTTATTAATCTAGAAGGTTCAACAGCAGAAGATAGGACTTTAGCAGCAGTAAATTCTATTGAACAAATCGTAGATGAGAGTAAGCATGAATATAAGTTTAGTGGATTGTCACCCGTTATTTCAGATATGATTGATGTAGCCAATTCAGAGAAAGGATTATACATATTACTTGCAGTTGTTTTATCTACCATTGTATTGGCATTTGCCCTCAAGTCTGTTTTTATTCCAGTGATATTTTTAATAGGTATAGGCTTTGGTATTTTATATAATATGGGAACTAACTATTTCTTGGGTGAGATTTCTTATATTACTAAAGCTATAGCCGCAGTACTTCAATTAGGCGTAACAATGGACTTCTCTATTTTCTTATTTCATAGGTATGAAGAAGAGAGAGAAAGTTATGATCATATAGAAGCTATGGCCAGGGCAATTAAATATACTGCTACTTCAGTGTCTGCAGCAGCACTCACTACAGTTGCTAGTTTCTTAGCGCTAATTAGTATGAAACTTACATTAGGTCAAGATATAGGAATTGTCATGGCAAAGGGTGTATTGTTAGGTGTGATTTGTACACTTACCATATTACCTTCACTAATATTAATATTTGACCCACTTATTCATAGGTTTCAGCATAAGACGATTTTGCCAGAGTTTGATAAATTTAGTGATATGATAACAAAGAAACCTATTATTATGGTACTTATTGGACTGATGCTTGTTATTCCAGCAGTATACGGTCAGATACATACTGAAGTCTACTATAAGGTGGATAGGGGTTTACCACAAGATATGAAATCAATAGTAGCTTTAAATGAAATGAAAGATGTTTATGATATGCAAGCTACACATTTAGTGGCTATTAATGAAAATGTTTCTGAATCAGATACAAAGGAAATGATTAACCGTATTAAGAAAGTACCAGGTGTGAACTGGATTATAGGGTATGAAGACATTGTAGGTCCAATGCTTCCAAAAGAAATGTTACCAGAAGAAGCTAAAGAAGTTTTCTTTAATGGCGGGTATGAAAGAGTATTTATTAATTCATCTTATGCTGTTGCAACAGATGAAGTGGCTAAGCAAATGAAAGAGATTAGAGATATTATGAGGGAGTATGATAAAGATGCTTATATGACAGGAGAAGCATCTTTAACAAATGACCTTATTAGTATTTCTGACATAGACTTTAAAAATGTTAATATCCTTTCTGTGTTAATTGTACTTGTTATTATCGCAATATCATTTAAATCTATTTCCCTACCTATTATTTTAGTGGGAGTTATAGAGTTAGCTATTTCTTGTAATATGGGCATTCCTGCTTATACAGGCACGGTTATATGTTTTATTTCTTCTATTGTTATAGGTTGTGTTCAATTAGGATCAACAGTAGATTATGCCATTCTTTTGACGAGTAGATTTAAAGAAGAATTAGCCACAACGGAGGATAAGAAAGAGGCCATGAGAATAGCATTATCATCTACTGCTAAATCAATAGTAACTAGTGCCTTATCTTTCTTTGGAGCAACAGTAGGAGTGGCAATGATTTCACGAATTGATATCATTTCATCTCTTACGGGTATGATGGCGAGAGGAGCATTGATTAGTATGGCAATGATTTTATGTATTTTACCTTCAGTACTTTTAATATGTGAACCACTAATTCGTAAAACTACTTTTAAGTGGTGTGAAAATTAGTAATAAATATGAGAGAGGTGTAAGCTATGAAATTAGCGAAAAGATGTGAAAAGGTTTTAATAATGAGTATGGTAGCTGCAATGATTGCACCATCTACCTTTGCAGCAACTAAAAATGAAATGGTATTTGTAACGGCAAACAGCCAAGGAGAAACACAAAAAATTATTGTAAGCAACCATCTTGAAGTTAATAATGAAACAGAAGTCAAGGATATTTCTGAGCTTAAAAATATTATAAATTTAAAAGGGGATGAAGTACCTACTAAAGATGGTAACAATCTGACATGGCAGACAAATGGTAAGGATATTTACTATCAAGGAGAAACAACAAAAGCATTACCAGTAGAGACCGCGGTGACTTATGTATTAGATGGGAAAGAGATGACACCTGAAGAATTAAGCGGTAAAAGTGGACATTTAAAAATAACAGTTAAACAAACTAATACAGTTAAAGCAAAAAAAATAATAGAAGGTAAAGAGCGTGAACTGTATGCACCATTTTATTCACTTGGTATGATTATGCTAGATGCAGATGTAATGCAGAATATAGAGATTACAAATGGTAAATTATTAAGTGATGGCTCTAGAAAAGCTGTAGTAGGGGCTATGCTTCCTGGAATGTCAGAGAATTTAGGAGATAAAGGAATAGATCTAGTATCAGATACTATAGAAATAGAAGGAGATGTGGAAGAGTTTTATTTAGCACCTATTTACATTTCTACATCAGCTAATTTACCAGAACTTAGTGATATTAAAGGGTTAGAAGAATTTGATAATATGACCGAAAACCTTAATAAATTAGTCAGATCAGGTAATCAATTAGTAAAGGGCTCAACTACACTTTTTAGTTCGATGAGTTTATTTAATACCAAGATAAAAGAATTCCAAAGAGGTATGAATAGTTTTATTAATGGAGCAGGACAACTTACTTCTGGTATTAGTAGTTTGCAGGGAGGAGCCATAAAGTTAAACACAGGGGCTAATAGTTTATATGAAAATAGTGTAGCTTATGTAAATAAAGGAAAAGAGTTAGTAGCAGGGGTTGATAAACAGACAGCCGCTATCAATAGTTTAAATGATACATTAGCTCAAGTTTTAGCAACCTTGCCAAATGATTTACCTCAAAAGGCAGCTTTAACACAAATTAGTGGTGGAATGAGTCAATTAAAAGAAAGTTCAATGACCCTTGGTACAGGTCTTAGTTCGTATGTCAATAAAGCTAACGATTTAGCAGCAGGTGCAAAAGCTTTAGATGATGGTAGTGAAAGTTTGGTAGAAGGACTTAATTCCGCAGTGGAAGGAACTAAAACACTTGAGCAAGGAAGTGGAAAGCTAACAAGTGGAATGAATTCCCTAGTAGATGCAACTAGTCAGTTAGAAGAGGGAGCAAAAACATTAGCTACTGGCATGAATGAATTCAATAAGGAAGGAATATTAAAATTAAAGGAGGGAGTATCAGATAAGCTTAATAGCTTAAGTGAATTTCTAGAGATTAAAGATGCCTTAGTAGAAATAGCTAAAGACTATACAACCTTTACTGGAAATAATGAAGCCAATGATAGTAAGGTAGAATTTGTTGTTAAAATTGAAGGAGTGGATAGAATGGTAGTAGAGGATAAAACTACGAATATAGCGGCAAATGAAACTAAGATTTCTGTAGAAAAGAAAGGGTTCCTAGAGAGTATTAAAGAATGGGTTAAAGAAAGCTTAGCATAGAATAAGGAAAGATAGGATTAGACTGTTGGAATCAACAAGTAATCCTATCTTTTTTTAGTTTGGTTTGTGTAACAAGGTAGAGTGAAGGAGTCAATAATGTATGATAAAATATAACCTATAGACAGCTTTTTCATGATAGACAATGCCATAGAAAGGGTAGAATCTACTAAGTGAGATATGTATATAATAGATTCTTTTTATAGTAGACTAAATCATGAAATCCATGAGCTTTGAACAGTAATTTCCCAAGTGGAATTCATATAGGTAATAGTTGAATTATTGTAACCAATAGAGCCTAACCCACTACGCCATTTAGAGGCATTAAATGTGAAGGTGGAATCATTTTCAATAGGCGTATCTTCTATATTAATGAGGATGCCATTAGGAAAGTAGAGTTGGTCTTCTAAGATGTAGCCATCTTTTTTTAAGTCTTCAAAAGTAGAGTCTATAATTTCTAATTCATATACATTTTTAAGCTTTTCCAACAAAAGAGTTTTTTCATAAGAGGTAATATTACACATTTTAGTAGTATCTATTGCTAAGATAGAAATTTCGTCGTTAAGTCCAGGATCTTCTTCATAGAGTTTATTAATGATGGACATATAGGCATTCACGATACTGTCTTGATTTATAGATGTAATTGAAGTACTACTTGAAGTAGAAGGAAGTAAAGGTTTGGTTGCTTCAACTAAATCGTAAAATCCGGATTTATGAACATCTTCATTAGCATAAGGCTTAATAAGAGATAAAACCTGGTCAAGAGACGAATTACCTTTATAAGAAGAGTTTCTTAGAAGCATACTATATTCAGCTACAGCAGCAGCAAAAGTAATATTGGTGTTAGATTGTGTTAGTGAAGGCGAAAACTTAACAGAAAGTAAACGACTTTCATTAGAATCAGGAGCCTTATAACGAAGTTTGATAAGACCATATTCATCTGCTATGGGAATGGTAGTATCATCATAATAATCAACTACTTTAGATTTGTTGGTAGTGCTAGCATTAGGCGTAATTTCATATAATGCAGTGACATTATGACCGGCTCCAATTTCACCAGCATCTACAGAATCATTATCAAAATCCTCTTTATTAAGAAGCCTATTTTCATAGCCGATTAATCGATAAGATTCAACTTTATCTGGATTGAAATCAACTTGAATTTTAACATCTTTAGCGATAGTAAATAATGTACCTGTTAGTTGTTCACCTAATACCTTTTTTGCTTCTTGCAAAGAGTCAATATAAGCATAATTGCCATTACCATGATCAGCTAGACTTTCCATTTTATCATCTTTATAATTCCCCATACCTAATCCTAAAACAGATAAAAAAATCCCTTTTTCACGTTTTTTCTCAATAATTCTAATGAGATCAGATTCACTATTAGGACCGACATTAAAATCACCGTCAGTTGCTAAAATAACTCTGTTATTACCATCTTTAATAAAGTGTTTTTCAGCTAATTCATAGGCCATGGCAATTCCTTCAGCACCAGCAGTAGAACCACCGGCTTCAAGGGACTCTAAAGCTTCATTAATAAGAGACTCATCATTACCAGCTACACCATCTAGGACAACTCCAGAGGCTCCGGCATATACAACAATAGAAATGCAATCACTTTCCTTAAGATTAGAGGTTAAGATATTAAAGGATTTCTTTAATAAAGGTAGCTTATTGGTATCAGACATAGAACCGGATACATCTAGTAAGAAGACTAAGTTACTAGGTGGAACTTCATCAGGCTGTAGATGTTTCCCTTGTAGTCCAATAAGAAGAAGTTGGCTAGATTCATTCCAAGGACAAGGCATCATTTCTTGGGAAAGTGAAAATGGAATATTGTCTGTAGGTTCAGGATAGCTATAGTTAAAGTAATTTATAAGTTCCTCTGTACGAATAGCATCTACAGGAGGTAACTCTTGATTGGTAATAAACCGCCTAACGTTACTGTAGGAAGCTATATCTACATCGATAGAAAAGGTGGAGAATGTTTCATCTGTTGTTTTAATAAAAGGATTTTCTGTAAAGCTGTTATAGCTTTCAGAGTTAAAAACTATAGGAGCTGTTTCTTCGATATCAGCAGTTGCAGACTCAGCAGGTGCAAGATAAGATATAGAACCATTAGGAGGCTGGCTAGTAGCTGAATGAGAGGAGCAGCCTGTCAGAGAAAGACCTAGAAGTAGAGTAAGTAGTAAATAGGGGGATCTTTGAATATTATTTAGTTTCATAGAAATAATCACCTCTTTTATTAATTAACTTATGATATATTAGACGTAAGTAGACTGAGTATGTTCCGATTATTCTGAAAATATATAAATAAAATTTAAGGAAGTGATGTTTTTTAAATAGTGGTAAAGATACACTCTTTTAGAGAGAAGCCTTAGAATTGGTTGTTAAATAGGATAGGTTTAATTAGGGTATTTAGTGTAATATGAATAGCAATGCTTTTTTTGTAGCTATATACTGCATGAAAAATAAAAGCGATATTAAAAAAAAATAAATAAAGTTGTTGACAGGAGGAGCGGTTTGAGTTATTATATTACTTGTCGCTGGTAAAAGGCGAAAACAATTTTTGGCGGCGATGCGCTTAGAGGAAACACCCGTTCCCATTCCGAACACGATGGTTAAGCTCTAAACGGCCGATGGTACTTGTCGGGAGACTGACTGGGAGAGTAGGTGGCTGCCAAATTTTTAATTAAAAAAATGGTGATGATAGATTTACTTAGTCGGAACTAAGTAAAAGTAATCTCTCAAAAGCAGAGTTAATTATAAATGAATGCGGGTGTAGTTCAATGGTAGAACTTCAGCCTTCCAAGCTGACTACGTGGGTTCGATTCCCATCACCCGCTCTAACAAATAAAAAGCCATGAGGATATCTCATGGCTTTTTATTTTATGTAATAAGAAAACATCAATCCAAGCATTGCTTAAATAGGGTTTGCTGAGATTA
Coding sequences:
- a CDS encoding TetR/AcrR family transcriptional regulator, yielding MSKAEENKRKKQEALFNTAFELFTTKGINNTAISDIVEKAGVAKGTFYLYFKDKYDIRDKLIIRKTSFLFMQAISRLRDSGVIDFEGQVLFIIDDVIEQLKKDKVLLRMISKDLSWGVYKKVLSKSLNDENQEELSYYHLFMQSANKQDFKFKDAEITLFLIIELVGSTAYNSILFEQPVQIDALKPYLYESIRQIIRSGKA
- a CDS encoding efflux RND transporter permease subunit yields the protein MYQFGRWVSKHRVLVMVIAIILAIPSIFGLGYTRTNYDILAYLPDDAESVQGLKVMDQAFGSTGIGMLVFENVPDKEIDKVVEKIKQVDGVGSVLWLRDLVDNVIPVEMLPDDLAEMVYRGEDTLIVINLEGSTAEDRTLAAVNSIEQIVDESKHEYKFSGLSPVISDMIDVANSEKGLYILLAVVLSTIVLAFALKSVFIPVIFLIGIGFGILYNMGTNYFLGEISYITKAIAAVLQLGVTMDFSIFLFHRYEEERESYDHIEAMARAIKYTATSVSAAALTTVASFLALISMKLTLGQDIGIVMAKGVLLGVICTLTILPSLILIFDPLIHRFQHKTILPEFDKFSDMITKKPIIMVLIGLMLVIPAVYGQIHTEVYYKVDRGLPQDMKSIVALNEMKDVYDMQATHLVAINENVSESDTKEMINRIKKVPGVNWIIGYEDIVGPMLPKEMLPEEAKEVFFNGGYERVFINSSYAVATDEVAKQMKEIRDIMREYDKDAYMTGEASLTNDLISISDIDFKNVNILSVLIVLVIIAISFKSISLPIILVGVIELAISCNMGIPAYTGTVICFISSIVIGCVQLGSTVDYAILLTSRFKEELATTEDKKEAMRIALSSTAKSIVTSALSFFGATVGVAMISRIDIISSLTGMMARGALISMAMILCILPSVLLICEPLIRKTTFKWCEN
- a CDS encoding vWA domain-containing protein encodes the protein MKLNNIQRSPYLLLTLLLGLSLTGCSSHSATSQPPNGSISYLAPAESATADIEETAPIVFNSESYNSFTENPFIKTTDETFSTFSIDVDIASYSNVRRFITNQELPPVDAIRTEELINYFNYSYPEPTDNIPFSLSQEMMPCPWNESSQLLLIGLQGKHLQPDEVPPSNLVFLLDVSGSMSDTNKLPLLKKSFNILTSNLKESDCISIVVYAGASGVVLDGVAGNDESLINEALESLEAGGSTAGAEGIAMAYELAEKHFIKDGNNRVILATDGDFNVGPNSESDLIRIIEKKREKGIFLSVLGLGMGNYKDDKMESLADHGNGNYAYIDSLQEAKKVLGEQLTGTLFTIAKDVKIQVDFNPDKVESYRLIGYENRLLNKEDFDNDSVDAGEIGAGHNVTALYEITPNASTTNKSKVVDYYDDTTIPIADEYGLIKLRYKAPDSNESRLLSVKFSPSLTQSNTNITFAAAVAEYSMLLRNSSYKGNSSLDQVLSLIKPYANEDVHKSGFYDLVEATKPLLPSTSSSTSITSINQDSIVNAYMSIINKLYEEDPGLNDEISILAIDTTKMCNITSYEKTLLLEKLKNVYELEIIDSTFEDLKKDGYILEDQLYFPNGILINIEDTPIENDSTFTFNASKWRSGLGSIGYNNSTITYMNSTWEITVQSSWIS